TCCAACGGGCCTTCGCCCGACGGGACTTTGGGACCAGAACCAAAGAATGAGCTGGGGCGTCCTCCCCTCCGGGGGTACTCGGAGGGGAGGAGGGGGGCGTGATCATGCGATATCAGGGCACTTCGGTGTCTCAAAAGCACGTCCAACCTGCGAAGAACCCCCGGAGGCCGCCCCGTACGGACGTAGGGTGGCCACGGGCGGCCGGTCGGCCGGTCGCCCCCGAACAGCCGCCTCTGAGGGAGGTCCAGTTCAGTGACCAGCCAGGTCAGTAGCCCGGCCGAGCAGGCCGACGGGTCCCATGGGGACGAGGGGGAGAACCGGCCCCCGACAGCCGGTGCGACCCGGCCCCCGGAGCCTTCGGCGGCCCCGGAGTCCTCGGTGCCGCTGGTGCCTCCGGTGCCTCCGGTGAAGGAAGTCCGCCGTCTGGACCGGGTGATCATTCGTTTCGCGGGTGACTCGGGTGATGGTATGCAGCTCACGGGTGACCGTTTCACGTCGGAGACCGCGTCGTTCGGCAACGACCTGTCGACCCTGCCGAACTTCCCCGCCGAGATCCGTGCCCCCGCCGGTACCCTGCCCGGCGTCTCCAGCTTCCAGCTCCACTTCGCCGATCACGACATCCTCACCCCCGGGGACGCCCCGAACGTGCTGGTCGCGATGAACCCCGCCGCACTCAAGGCGAACATCGCCGACGTGCCGCGCGGCGCGGAAATCATCGTCAACACCGACGAGTTCACCCAGCGCCCGATGGCCAAGGTCGGCTACACCACCTCCCCCCTGGAGGACGGCACCCTGGACGCCTACAGTGTGCACCGGGTGCCGCTGACGACGCTGACGGTGGAAGCGCTGAAGGGTTTCGGGCTGTCGCGCAAGGACGCGGGCCGCTCGAAGAACATGTTCGCGCTGGGCCTGCTGTCCTGGATGTACCACCGCCCCACCGAGGGCACCGAAGCGTTCCTGCGACAGAAGTTCGCGAAGAAGCCCGATATCGCCGAGGCCAACGTGGCCGCGTTGAGGGCGGGCTGGAACTTCGGCGAGACCACCGAGGACTTCGCGGTCAGCTACGAAGTCGCCCCGGCCACCGCCGCGTTCCCGCCGGGCACCTACCGCAACATCTCCGGGAACCTGGCCCTGGCCTACGGGCTGATCGCCGCCGGACACCAGGCGGACCTGCCGCTCTACCTCGGCTCCTACCCCATCACCCCGGCCTCCGACATCCTGCACGAACTGTCGAAGCACAAGAACTTCGGTGTCCGCACCTTCCAGGCCGAGGACGAGATCGCCGCGATCGGCGCCGCCCTCGGGGCGGCCTTCGGCGGCCAGCTCGCGGTCACCACCACCTCCGGCCCGGGTGTGGCCCTGAAGTCCGAGACCATCGGCCTCGCCGTCTCCCTGGAGCTGCCGCTGCTGATCGTGGCGATCCAGCGCGGCGGCCCCTCCACCGGCCTGCCGACCAAGACCGAGCAGGCGGACCTGCTCCAGGCCATGTACGGGCGCAACGGCGAGGCCCCCGTCCCGGTCATCGCCCCGCGCACCCCGGCCGACTGTTTCGACGCGGCCCTCGACGCGGCGAGGATCGCGCTGACCTACCGCACCCCGGTGTTCCTGCTGAGCGACGGCTACCTGGCCAACGGCTCAGAACCCTGGCGGGTTCCCGAGGCCGGTGAACTCCCCGACCTCCGCGTGCAGTTCGCGACCGGACCCAACCACCAGCTGGCCGACGGCACCGCCGTGTTCTGGCCCTACAAACGCGACCCGCAGACCCTGGCCCGCCCCTGGGCGATCCCCGGCACCCCCGGCCTCGAACACCGCATCGGCGGCATCGAGAAACAGGACGGCACCGGCAACATCAGCTACGACCCCGCCAACCACGACTTCATGGTCCGCACCCGCCAGGCCAAGATCGACAACATCACCGTCCCCGACGTCGAGGTCGACGACCCCGACAACGCCCGCACCCTGGTGCTCGGCTGGGGCTCCACCTACGGGCCGATCACCGCCGCCGTACGCCGCCTGCGCACCGAGGGACAGCCCATCGCCCAGGCCCACCTGCGCCACCTCAACCCCTTCCCCGGAAACCTCCAGGAAGTCCTGGGACGTTACGCCAAGGTGGTCGTCCCGGAGATGAACCTGGGCCAGCTCGCCACCCTGCTCCGCGCCAAGTACCTCGTGGACGCCCTCTCCTACAACCAGGTCAACGGAATGCCGTTCAAGGCCGAGCAGCTCGCCACGGCCCTCAAGGAGGCCATCAATGACTGACACGGTCACGACGAGCGACCACCCCCACCCCCTGCTCTCCCTGGTCCCCCGCGCCGAAGCACAGCAGACCATGAAGGACTTCAAGTCCGACCAGGAAGTACGCTGGTGCCCCGGCTGCGGCGACTACGCCGTCCTCGCCGCCGTCCAGGGCTTCATGCCCGAACTCGGCCTGGCGAAAGAGAACATCGTCTTCGTCTCCGGCATCGGCTGCTCCTCCCGCTTCCCCTACTACATGAACACCTACGGGATGCACTCCATCCACGGCCGCGCCCCCGCCATCGCCACCGGACTCGCCTCCTCCCGACGCGACCTGAGCGTCTGGGTCGTCACCGGCGACGGCGACGCCCTGTCCATCGGCGGCAACCACCTCATCCACGCGCTGCGCCGCAACGTGAACCTGAAGATCCTGCTGTTCAACAACCGGATCTACGGACTCACCAAGGGCCAGTACAGTCCCACCTCCGAGGTCGGGAAGATCACCAAGTCGACCCCCATGGGCTCCCTCGACGCCCCCTTCAACCCGGTGTCCCTGGCCATCGGCGCGGAAGCCTCCTTCGTCGCCCGCACCGTCGACTCCGACCGCAAACACCTCACCGAGGTCCTGCGCCAGGCCGCCGACCACCCCGGCACCGCCCTCGTCGAGATCTACCAGAACTGCAACATCTTCAACGACGGCGCCTTCGAAGTCCTCAAGGACAAACAACAGGCAGAAGAAGCCGTCATCCGCCTCGTGCACGGCCAACCGATCCGCTTCGGCGCGGACGGCGCCAAGGGCGTCGTGCGGGACACCCAGACCGGCGACCTGAAGGTAATCGCGGTGACAGAGGAGAACCAGTCGCAGATCCTCGTCCACGACGCCCACACCACCTCCCCGACCACCGCCTTCGCCCTCTCCCGCCTGGCCGACCCCGACACCCTCCACCACACCCCCATCGGCGTGTTCCGCTCCGTGGAACGCCCGGTCTACGACACCCTCATGGCCGACCAGCTCGACACCGCCATCGAACGCGACGGCAAGGGCGACCTGGCAGCACTCCTCGCGGGCAAGGACACCTGGACCGTCATCGGCTGAATCCTCCGCTGGGAAGGGCGTCCGGTTCCTTTGCGACCGGGCGCCCTTTCGTGCTTCCGGGCGCCCTCGGCCGGTCATGACCGTATCGCGGAACGGACATGACATGCGGGGTCGGGCAGGCTTACCTTCGGAATTCAGGGTGCGTTCGGGGTGGGAGGCCAGGCCGGTGGAGAAGGAAGAGAACGAACAGCGGACGGGATTGCTGTACGGCATCGGGGCGTACGGGCTGTGGGGTGTGGTCCCGCTCTTCTGGCCGCTGCTGAAACCGGCCGGGGCGATCGAGATCCTGGCCCACCGGATGGTGTGGTCACTGGGCGTGGTCGCCGTCGCGCTGCTGTTCGTGCGGCGGTGGGCGTGGGTGCGGGAGTTGCTGCGGCAGCCGAAGAAGCTGGGGCTGATAGCCGGAGCGGCAGCCGTCATCACCGTCAACTGGGGTCTGTACATCTGGTCGGTCAACTCCGGTCACGTGGTGGAGGCTTCGCTCGGCTACTTCATCAACCCGCTGGTCACCATCGCGATGGGCGTCCTGCTGCTCGGCGAGCGGATGCGGCCCCTCCAGTGGACGGCGGTCGGGATCGGCGCGGCGGCGGTGCTGGTGCTGGCGATCGGGTACGGGGAGCCGCCGTGGATCTCGCTGGCGCTGGCGTTCTCGTTCGCCACGTACGGGCTGGTGAAGAAGAAGGTCAACCTGGGCGGGCTGGAGTCGCTCGCGGCGGAGACGGCGGTGCTGTTCCTGCCCGCGCTCGGGTATCTGGTGTGGCTGGGGTCGTCGGGTGCGTCGGCCTTCGGCGAGTACGGGGCGGGGCATGCGTCGCTGCTGGCGGCGACGGGGCTGGTGACGGCGGTGCCGCTGGTGCTCTTCGGGGCGGCGGCGGTGAAGGTGCCGTTGTCGACGCTGGGGCTGTTGCAGTATCTGGCGCCGGTGTTCCAGTTCGTACTGGGGATCGTGTACTTCCGGGAGGCGATGCCCGTGGAGAGGTGGGCGGGGTTCGGGTTGGTGTGGTTGGCGTTGACGTTGTTGACGTGGGATGCGGTGCGGACTGCTCGGGCCGCGAGGGCTGCGCGGGTGAGGGTGGCTCCGGTTCCTGGCGCGGCTGCGGCTCCGGAAGCGGTGCTGGTCGCGGAGGGGGTGAAGCCGGGGCGGTAGTGAGGGCTTGCCCCTCGGCGGGATGGGGGCTGGGGTTCAGACCGCTGCGCGGGGCGTGGGCCCAGGCAGTGGCACCGGCCCCGGTGCGGCCGTCGCCTCCCCCACCCCCACGGGAAATGCGCACGACAGACCAAGACCGTCCGCGTTAGCCTCGGCAGCATGGCTAGGCACTACTACTTTCTGTGATTCCCCCCGCGGACGCGGCCGGGTCGAAGGGGCATGAGCCCCTCCCCCGCCGAGACGTCCGCGTGCCCTGAAAAGGGATCGCAGACCGTAGACCTTCGTACCTCAGGGGAATCCCCATGCGCGCCCAGCTCTCCCTCCATGCCGTCTCCAAGACCTTCGGCGACCGCACCGTCCTCGACCGCGTCACCCTCTCCCTGCGCCCCGGCGAGAAAGCCGGTGTCGTCGGCGAGAACGGTTCCGGAAAGTCGACTCTGCTCCGCCTGATCGCCGGAGTCGAGAAGCCCGACCCCGACCCCGACGGCGGGCTCACCGTCGTGTTCCCCGGCGGCGTCGGCCATCTCGCCCAGACCCTGGACCTGCCCGACCACCTCACCGTCCAGGACGCCGTCGACGCCGCCCTCGCCGAGCTGCGCGCCCTGGAAGCGGCCCTCCGGGAAGCGGAGGCGGGCCTCGGCGAGGCGACACCGGACGCGCTCGACGCGTACGGCGAACTGCTCGCCGCCTACCAGGACCGAGGTGGTTACGAGGCCGATGCCCGCGTCGATTCCGCCCTGCACAACCTCGGGCTGGCCCGGATCCCCCGCGACCGCGCCCTCGGCTCCCTCTCCGGCGGCGAACAGTCCCGGCTGGCCCTGGCCTGCGTCCTCGCCGCCGAGCCCGAGCTGCTGCTCCTCGACGAGCCGACGAACCACCTCGACCGGCACGCCACCGCCTGGCTGGAGGACCGGCTGCGCGCCCATCGGGGCACCGTCGTCGCGGTGACCCACGACCGCGCCTTCCTGGAGCGGGTGACGGACACCGTCCTGGAGGTGGACCGCGACCTGAGAACCGTCAGTCGGTACGGGGACGGCTGGGCGGGGTATCGCACGGCGAAGGCCGCCGCCCGCGCCCGCTGGGTGCAGGAACACCAGGAGTGGGTGGACGAGCTGGCCCGCACCGAGGCCCTGGTCGAGGCGTCCGGGCAGCGGCTCGCGGCCACCGGCAAGGACCCCGGTCAGGGCTTCGGCAAACACCGCCGTTCCAGTGAGGCCAAACTGTCCGGCCGGGTGCGGGCGGCCCGGCAGCGGCTGGAGACCTTGCGGGCATCCCCCGTACCGGCGCCGCCTGTTCCGCTTTCGTTTCACGTGAAACTGGAGGTGGCCGGTGAACAGCCGTCTTCACTGGCTGAGTTGAAGGACGTCAGCGTCGGGGAACGGTTGTACGTGCCCGAGTTGAGCATCACGTCCGGCGAGCGGCTGCTGATCTCGGGCCCGAACGGTGCGGGCAAGTCCACGCTCCTGCGCGTCCTGGCCGGTGACCTCGCTCCGGACGCGGGCACCGTCGTACGCCCCGAACACCTCGGCCTGCTGCGCCAGGAGCCGGACCGGTCCGACGACCGGCGGACCCTGCTGGCCGGGTTCGCCGCCGGACGGCCCGGCTTTCCCGAGGAGTACGAGGAGGAGCTGCTCGCCCTCGGGCTGTTCCGGCCCGCCGACCTGGGGGTCGCTGTGTCCGCGCTGTCCGTGGGGCAGCGGCGGCGGCTGGAGCTGGCCCGGCTGGTGACGCGGCCCGCCGACCTCCTCGTACTGGACGAGCCGACGAACCACATCTCGCTCGCCCTTGTGGAGGAACTGGAGGAGGCCCTGACCGGCTACCCCGGGGCGGTGGTGGTCGTCTCGCACGACCGGCGGTTCCGGAGCGGATTCGCGGGCGGGGAGATCGAGTTGGCGGCGGGACGAGTGGTGTCCGTGGGGTGAGCGGAGGGTGGCGGACCCGTTGTCTCACCTTCGCACCGGTGTGCGCTTCCAGGATTAGAGGCGCCCCCCGCACGGAATGATCACCGCACGCGAGGACGGGACGAGACCGCCTCCGCCACCCGCTCTCACCGACCGACCACGGGGGACCCATGCCGCACCTCACCAGAAGCATGGCCGGAGTACTGACCGTCGCCGCGCTGCTCGCCGGTACGGCGACGGCGTGCACCACCTCCCCGACGGCGCCGCCCCTCGAACTGGACGCACTTCCGCCCACCCCATCGGCCCGGGTGACGGCCCCCTCCGACCAGGAACTGGAGAGGACCGCGCGGAAGCGGCTCGACACGGCCGAAACGGACGACGGGTCCTTCGTACTGCTCAGCTCGTCCACGGGTTCGAGCCACGACCAGGACACGAGGGTGACGCCCGGCAGGACGCTGACGGCCGATCTCACCTGCACGGGGAAGGGGACCGCCACCTTCGTGCTCTCTTCGGGCAAGGCGAAGGTCAGCAAGCGCCTCGACTGCGGCGGGACCACGACAGCGGGCGTGACGAGCGTCGAACTGACCCCGGCCACGCGCACGCTCGACGTCGACATCGACGTGAAGGACGGAGACCGGGTCGGCACGGCCTATCGCGTACGACGCCAGTGATCGACCGGTCCCGACCGACCATGTCCGTTATCCGAACGACCTTGACCGGAAAGCGCCCTTGACGGTGAGACGAACTCTCACTGAACATCAGGCACGCACAGCGCACGCGTCACCGCTCAACTGCCGCACCAGACCCACCTGTTCGGCCAGTTCTCGTACGTTTCCGTCCCGTCCCCGTTCGGAATCCGGAGCCCCCACATGACGCTCTCCACCTTCACCCGCAGCAGATCCGGCACGCTCAAGGTCGCGGCCGTGTCCGCGCTCGCCGTGACCGGTCTGCTCGCCACCACCGCCGGTGCGACCGCCGCGGCGCCCGCTCCCACCCGTACGACAGCGGGGGCAGCGGCTGCCGCGCCCGACATCCCGCTGGCCAACGTCAAGGCGCACCTCACCCAGCTCTCCCAGATAGCCGCCGCCAACGGCGGCAACCGCGCCCACGGCCGCCCCGGCTACAAGGCGTCCATCGACTACGTGAAGGCCAAGCTGGACGCGGCCGGGTTCACCACCTCGCTCCAGACCTTCACCGCGAGCGGCGCCACCGGCTACAACCTGATCGCCGACTGGCCGGGCGGCGACCCGAACAAGGTCCTGATGGCCGGTGCGCACCTGGACTCCGTGTCCTCCGGGGCCGGCATCAACGACAACGGGTCCGGCTCCGCCGCCGTCCTGGAGACCGCCCTCGCCGTCTCCCGCGCCCAGCTGAAGCCGGACAAGCACCTGCGGTTCGGCTGGTGGGGCGCCGAGGAACTCGGGCTGCTCGGCTCGAAGGCGTACGTGAACAGCCTGCCGTCCACGGAGCGCACGAAGTTCGCGGGCTACCTCAACTTCGACATGATCGGCTCGCCGAACCCGGGCTACTTCGTCTACGACGACGACCCGGCCATCGAGAAGACCTTCAAGGACTACTACGCGGGCCTCGGCGTCCCCACCGAGATCGAGACCGAGGGCGACGGCCGCTCCGACCACGCCCCGTTCAAGGCCGTCGGCATCCCGGTCGGCGGTCTGTTCACCGGTGCCAGCCGGACCAAGTCGGCGGCGCAGGCCCAGAAGTGGGGCGGCACCTCCGGCCAGGCGTTCGACCGCTGCTACCACTCCTCGTGCGACAGCCTGACGAACATCAACGACACCGCCCTGGACCGCAACAGCGACGCCGTCGCGCACGCGCTCTGGACGCTGTCGACCGGCGGTACCACTCCCCCGGGCGGCACGGACTACGAGAACACCACGCCGGTCGCGATACCCGACGCCGGTGCGGCCGTGACCTCGTCGATCCCCGTCGCGGGCCGTACGGGCAACGCGCCCGCCACGCTCAAGGTGTCGGTGAACGTCAAGCACACCTGGCGCGGTGACGTGGTCATCGACCTCCTCGCCCCGGACGGGACCGCGTACCGGCTGAAGAACTCCAGCAGCGGCGACTCGGCGGACGACATCGTCGAGACGTACACGGTGAACGCGTCGAGCGAGGTGGCGAACGGGACGTGGAAGCTGCGCGTCCAGGACGTCGCGGCCCAGGACACCGGCACGCTGAACAGCTGGAAGCTCACCTTCTGAACCCCGTGAGCGGGCTCCGGCCCTGAATACCCTGCCGCCCCCGACGCGCGCCGACTACCGCGTCAGGGGCGGCAGTCCAACGTCCGCAGCACGTGGTCGACCAGCTCCGCCATCCGCTCCGGGGTGTGCGCGGGCTTGCGCAGCGCGTACCGGTAGTACAGCGGGCCGTAGAGCAGTTCCACGGCCAGCTCCAGGTCCGCGCCCTCGGGCAGCCGTCCTTGCCGCTGGGCGCTCTTCAGCCGGTTCACCGCCGCCGTGAAGCGCGGAGTGATGAAGATTTCGTGAACGGCTTTCGTGAGTTCCTCGTCGTGGTGGAGCTCCGAGAGGATGCCGATGTACGCGGGTCCGAAGGGCGGCGTCGTCAGCAGCCGGACGACTCCGGTCATCTGTGTGTACAGGTCGGCGGCGAGGTGTCCGGTGTCCGGGAAGGGCGCGTTCGAGTCGGTGCGCTGGGCGAGAGCCTCCAGCAGCACGAAGCCTTTCGAGGGCCACCAGCGGTAGATCGTCTTCTTGCTGACGCCCGCTCGTGCGGCGATCGCCTCCACGGTGACGCCGACGTATCCCTTCTCGGTGCACAGGCCGATGGCTGCCGCGAGGATCGCCTGCCGGGACCTCTCGCTGCGCCGCTGCGGGTTGGGAGGCGTCGCGCTCACGCGGGGAGTCTAGCCGGGCGACGATACGTAGCGTGTTGACAGCGGAACGAGAGACTCCAACAATAGCGACCCGAGGGGGAACGGTCCGTGTCGTGTCGAGCCGCATCGGGGGACGGCTCGGTACGGCACAGGCTCAGGGCCGGTCCCGTACGCCGGAGGGGAATGTACGGGCCCGGCCCGTACCCCCCTCCGGCCCTCGCAGGCCGGCTCCCCGCGCGGACTCGTACGGTCGCCTCGGTCAGGCCGTGACGTCCCTGGCCGTGAACCGCGCCCAGGCCGCCGAGCCGAACACGGCCGCGTACGCACCCTGCATGCCGAGGTTCTTCGCCAGCTCGTCCCAGTACACGGGCTCGCGCAGGAGGTCCGCGAAGGACAGCCAGTAGTGCGAGAAGAGGTACGGCTGGACCCCTTCGAGCTGCGGGATCGCGTTCAGGATCTGCACGGTGATCAGCAGTCCGACGGTCGTCGCCATCGCCGCGATGCCGCTGCCCGTGAGCGTCGAGACGAAGAGCCCGACCGCCGCGAACCCGATGAGCGATGCGGCGACGGCCACCGCGACCGCCCCGGCCCTGAGCAGGCCCTCGCCGAACCCGATCGGCACGCCGGAGATCGTCATCACCTCGCCGACCGGGAACAGCAAGGCCCCCACCGCCAGCGCGGACGCCGCCACCACCAGCGTCGCGACCAGGCAGAACACCAGGGTGGTCGCGTACTTGACGAGCAGCAGCCGGGTCCGTCCGGCAGGCGCGACGAGCAGATAGCGCAGGGTTCCCGCGTTCGCCTCGCCCGCTATCGCATCGCCCGCGACGACGCCGACGGCCATCGGCAGGAACACCGGCAGGGTCGCGGCCAGGGCCGCGAAGACGAGGAAGAGCCCGTTGTGGGTCACCTGCGAGAGGAAGGCGGGGCCGCCACCGCCTCCGCCGCCGGACTCCGGGGAGCCGCTCGACTCGACCTTGATGGCGATGCCGATCAGTACGGGTACGCCCGCCAGCACCGCCAGCAGCGCGAGGGTGCGCCAGCGCCGGAAGGTCACCGCCAGCTCGGACCGCAGCAGCCCGAACGTCCACAGCGGGCTCACCTCGCGCGGGGCGGCCTCCCCCGCCGGAGCCTCAGCCCGCGATCCCCCAGCCCGCGATCCTTCAACCCGCGACATCGAAGCCCTCCCCGGTCAGTGCGACGAACGCGTCCTCCAGCGAGGCCCGTTCGACCCCGAAGCCGGTGACCCGCACCCCGGCGTGGACCAGCGCCGCGTTCAGCTCGGCGAGCCCGGGGCCACCCGGGACATCGGCCCCGTCCGGCTCCGGCGGGCTGCCGGTGACCCGGCCCTCCCCCGCCTCCAGGTCCGTCACACCGTGCTCCTTCAGCACCCGTGCGGCCTCGCCCGCGTCGGGCGTGGTGACCACGAGCCGCCCCCGTGCGCCCGCCGCCAGTTCGGCGACCGGGCCCTGGACGATCAGGCGGCCCCTGGCCATCACCGCGGCATGCGTGCACACCTGCTCGATCTCGTCGAGCAGGTGCGAGGAGAGGAACACGGTGGTGCCGTCGTCGGCCAGCTCCCGCACCAGGGCGCGGATCTCCCGCATGCCCTGCGGGTCGAGGCCGTTCGTCGGTTCGTCGAGGACGAGCAGGTCACGGGGTTGCAGCAGCGCAGCCGCGAGGCCGAGCCGCTGCTTCATGCCGAGGGAGTACGCCCGTGCCTTCTTGGCTCCGGCGGGGGTCAGCCCGACCCGGTCCAGGGCCGCCGCCACCCGCGCCTTCCGCGTGCGCGGGTCGGCGGCCGGGTCGGCGGAGTCGTACCGCACGAGGTTGTCGCGACCGGACAGGAATCCGTACAGTGCGGGCCCCTCGATGAGCGCCCCGACCTTCGGCAGTACGGTCCGAGCCGCACCGGGCATCGCCCGGCCCAGCACGTGGGCCGTCCCCTCGGTCGGCTCGATCAGGCCCATCAGCATCCGGATGGTGGTGGTCTTCCCCGAGCCGTTGGGCCCGAGGAAGCCGAAGACGCTTCCGGCGGGGACGGACAGGTCGAGCCCGTCGACGGCGAGCTGCCCGCCACGGAACCGCTTGGTGAGCCCGCGCGTCTCGATCACCGGCCCCGCGCCGCCTGCTGCGGACGGGTCGCCCGCAGCAGGCGGCCCGTCCGTGCCCGAGGCGTCCGCTGCTCTTTCCGCAGACGGCGACCCGTCCCCCATCCGACCCCAACTCCCGTCACATCATGCCTACTTGGCCTCGTTGGCCGCCTTGACCAGCGCGTCCTTGGTGACCGCGCCGACGAACATCCGGCCGTCGTCCGTCATCAGGGCGTTGACCAGTCGGGTCGAGAAGACCCGGCCCTCGCCGAACTTCCCGGAGACCTTGTCGCCCAGCGAGTCCAGCAGGCCCTGTGCCTGCGGCGGCAGCTGGTCCTTGCCGTTGCCCGTGGCGGGCTTGGCGCCCTTCGTGCCGATCTGTGCGACCGAGGTCCAGCCCTCGCCGATGACCTTGACGTCCTGGCCGGGGCCGCCCTTGCCGAGGCCCTTCTCGACGTCCTGGCCGAACTCCTTGCCGAAGTCCTTGCCGAGGCCGAAGTCCTGACCGGAGCCGTTCTTCCCCTTCGAGGGGTCCAGCTTGTCGGCCTCGGTGACCTTCGCGCCCTTGGGCGGCGTGAAGTCGAACGTGCTCGCGTCCGGCTTGGCGAAGTCGACCTTGGTGAAGCCCGCCTCGACGACCGGCTTGCCGCCGTCGCTGGAGAGCAGCGTGAACTTCAGCGGCGTACCCGTCTTGGCGTCCACCGCGACGCGGATGTCGGCGACCGTGGAGCCGGACTGCTTGGGCTTCACGCTCAGCTGGTACGCGTCCCGCCCGGCCACCTGCGCGGTGCCGTCGACGGTGACCGAGGTGTCCTTGCCGGCCATCTTCAGCGCCTGCTCGGCGAACTCCTTGGGCGTGGTCGGCGTCCCCTCGGGCATCTTCTGCCGCTTGCCGGGCTTCGCGGCGTCCGAGCCCTTCGGGGCCTTCGCGTGGTACGCCTCGTTGGAGCCGCTGTCGTACGCCCAAACCTCGTCGCCGTTGTGGATGAGGCTGTACTCGGCGGCGTCGTCGAGGATCGAGACCTTCTGCCGCTCCGGGCCGTCGACCGCGACGCGCAGCGTGTGGGTGCCGGAGACGAGCTTGGTGAGCTGCTCCTTCGGGTCGGCGCCGGAGCCCTTGCCCTTGCCGCCGTCCATCCCGCCGAGGCCCTTGGCGATCCCGTCGAGGTTCGGCAGACCGAGGTCCGTGCTGATCTTGACGTTGCCGGAGAGCTGCTGGGTGTCGGAAGCGGCGATCTTCTCGATCAGCTGCTGTGCGGTGAGCTGCGGCAGGTCCGGGTCGCCCGCGTTGGCGAGCGCCGGGACGAGCCCGATGGTCGCCGCCGCGACTCCCGCCACCGCGATCGGCACGACGTACCGCGCGGCCTTGCGACGGCGCACCGCGCCGGTCCCCTCCGTGGTGCCCGTGGTGTCCTGTGCCGTGTCGTTCGGTGCCATGCCGTTCGGTGCCATGTGTGCTCTACCTCCGTGGTTGGCGGCCGTGTTCCGCTGCACTCGTGCCCACCCCGCGCCGCCATTCTCGCCCGGATTGGTGAGGAGTGGTGAGGTCAATCAGACCAAAAAGGCGCCCGCGATACGTCAGCCCTCGGCATCAACCTCATGTCCACCCACGGGATGACGGGAGCCACCCCTCTCTCCCCCGTTCTGCGGTGCGTGAGAGGGGTGGCTCCCTGATCCGACCCTGACCCGTTTCCGAAATCCGCAGGTCAGAGGTGCCCAGCGTCGGTTCAGCGCTGGATGAAGACGTAATCCGCCCGGTACGGCACCCCTGACAGGGACCCCGGGGTGCAGCTCCCGGCCGGGGCGACGCCGCCCACCGTGTTGAGCCGCAGGATCTCGGTCGTACGGGAGAAGAGCCCGCCCGGCCTGCCGGACGCCTGGCCCGCGAGGTCCAGCTCGGGGATGTTGTCCGCGCCGTTCGGGCTCCTGGAGATCAGGGTGCCGACGACCTTGCTGCGGTCCCTGGCGATCCACTGCGGGGTGCCGGAGTTCGGGGCGACGAAGGAGTGCGCGATGCCGCCCGCGAGCACGGCCCGTACGTCGCGCTGCTGGAAGGAGGTGGTGCCGTCGGCCGCCTTCTTGCACTCGTAGATCTGCTCGCCCCGCAGGACGGGGGCCCGGAAGTTCTCCAGCGCCCGCCCGAAGTCGAAGGAGCGGGTGACCCTGTGCAGCTGGCCGCGGACCGCGCCGCCGGGGAACTGCCGGGTGTGCAGGTTGGCGTAGAAGCCCGTGGGGCTGTCCTTGAGGGCCGCCAGCAGAGCCCGGTCCTGCACCCGTACGGAACCCTGCGCGGACCCCTGTGCGGAGCCCTGCACCGTCCGGCCGCCGCTCCTGCCCAGCTCACCGCTGAAGTCGACCTTGATGCCGCCGTTGACTCCCCGGTCGCCCTGGTGGATGTGCAGGGCGGACGGCCGGTCGGTGCCGCGCCACTTCACGGCGAACGACACCACGTCGCCCCTGACCTTCACGAACTGGAGGGCCACCCCGTCCCGGTCGCCGACGGCCGGGCCGCCCGGGGTGGGGAC
This is a stretch of genomic DNA from Streptomyces sp. NBC_00237. It encodes these proteins:
- the abc-f gene encoding ribosomal protection-like ABC-F family protein — encoded protein: MRAQLSLHAVSKTFGDRTVLDRVTLSLRPGEKAGVVGENGSGKSTLLRLIAGVEKPDPDPDGGLTVVFPGGVGHLAQTLDLPDHLTVQDAVDAALAELRALEAALREAEAGLGEATPDALDAYGELLAAYQDRGGYEADARVDSALHNLGLARIPRDRALGSLSGGEQSRLALACVLAAEPELLLLDEPTNHLDRHATAWLEDRLRAHRGTVVAVTHDRAFLERVTDTVLEVDRDLRTVSRYGDGWAGYRTAKAAARARWVQEHQEWVDELARTEALVEASGQRLAATGKDPGQGFGKHRRSSEAKLSGRVRAARQRLETLRASPVPAPPVPLSFHVKLEVAGEQPSSLAELKDVSVGERLYVPELSITSGERLLISGPNGAGKSTLLRVLAGDLAPDAGTVVRPEHLGLLRQEPDRSDDRRTLLAGFAAGRPGFPEEYEEELLALGLFRPADLGVAVSALSVGQRRRLELARLVTRPADLLVLDEPTNHISLALVEELEEALTGYPGAVVVVSHDRRFRSGFAGGEIELAAGRVVSVG
- a CDS encoding 2-oxoacid:acceptor oxidoreductase subunit alpha — its product is MTSQVSSPAEQADGSHGDEGENRPPTAGATRPPEPSAAPESSVPLVPPVPPVKEVRRLDRVIIRFAGDSGDGMQLTGDRFTSETASFGNDLSTLPNFPAEIRAPAGTLPGVSSFQLHFADHDILTPGDAPNVLVAMNPAALKANIADVPRGAEIIVNTDEFTQRPMAKVGYTTSPLEDGTLDAYSVHRVPLTTLTVEALKGFGLSRKDAGRSKNMFALGLLSWMYHRPTEGTEAFLRQKFAKKPDIAEANVAALRAGWNFGETTEDFAVSYEVAPATAAFPPGTYRNISGNLALAYGLIAAGHQADLPLYLGSYPITPASDILHELSKHKNFGVRTFQAEDEIAAIGAALGAAFGGQLAVTTTSGPGVALKSETIGLAVSLELPLLIVAIQRGGPSTGLPTKTEQADLLQAMYGRNGEAPVPVIAPRTPADCFDAALDAARIALTYRTPVFLLSDGYLANGSEPWRVPEAGELPDLRVQFATGPNHQLADGTAVFWPYKRDPQTLARPWAIPGTPGLEHRIGGIEKQDGTGNISYDPANHDFMVRTRQAKIDNITVPDVEVDDPDNARTLVLGWGSTYGPITAAVRRLRTEGQPIAQAHLRHLNPFPGNLQEVLGRYAKVVVPEMNLGQLATLLRAKYLVDALSYNQVNGMPFKAEQLATALKEAIND
- the rarD gene encoding EamA family transporter RarD, whose protein sequence is MEKEENEQRTGLLYGIGAYGLWGVVPLFWPLLKPAGAIEILAHRMVWSLGVVAVALLFVRRWAWVRELLRQPKKLGLIAGAAAVITVNWGLYIWSVNSGHVVEASLGYFINPLVTIAMGVLLLGERMRPLQWTAVGIGAAAVLVLAIGYGEPPWISLALAFSFATYGLVKKKVNLGGLESLAAETAVLFLPALGYLVWLGSSGASAFGEYGAGHASLLAATGLVTAVPLVLFGAAAVKVPLSTLGLLQYLAPVFQFVLGIVYFREAMPVERWAGFGLVWLALTLLTWDAVRTARAARAARVRVAPVPGAAAAPEAVLVAEGVKPGR
- a CDS encoding 2-oxoacid:ferredoxin oxidoreductase subunit beta, which encodes MTDTVTTSDHPHPLLSLVPRAEAQQTMKDFKSDQEVRWCPGCGDYAVLAAVQGFMPELGLAKENIVFVSGIGCSSRFPYYMNTYGMHSIHGRAPAIATGLASSRRDLSVWVVTGDGDALSIGGNHLIHALRRNVNLKILLFNNRIYGLTKGQYSPTSEVGKITKSTPMGSLDAPFNPVSLAIGAEASFVARTVDSDRKHLTEVLRQAADHPGTALVEIYQNCNIFNDGAFEVLKDKQQAEEAVIRLVHGQPIRFGADGAKGVVRDTQTGDLKVIAVTEENQSQILVHDAHTTSPTTAFALSRLADPDTLHHTPIGVFRSVERPVYDTLMADQLDTAIERDGKGDLAALLAGKDTWTVIG